In Leptodesmis sichuanensis A121, the following are encoded in one genomic region:
- a CDS encoding phycobilisome linker polypeptide: MRMFKITACVPSQTRIRTQRELQNTYFTKLVPYDNWFREQQRIMKMGGKIVKVELATGKPGTNTGLA; encoded by the coding sequence ATGCGGATGTTTAAGATTACGGCTTGCGTTCCCAGTCAAACTCGCATTCGGACGCAGCGTGAACTTCAAAATACTTATTTCACGAAACTGGTTCCCTACGATAACTGGTTCCGTGAACAACAACGGATTATGAAAATGGGCGGCAAGATTGTTAAGGTTGAGCTTGCCACCGGTAAACCCGGTACTAACACTGGTCTGGCATAA
- the apcB gene encoding allophycocyanin subunit beta has product MQDAITAVINSSDVQGKYLDGSALEKLKSYFATGELRVRAATAISANAAAIVKEAVAKSLLYSDITRPGGNMYTTRRYAACIRDLDYYLRYATYAMLAGDPSILDERVLNGLKETYNSLGVPIGATVQAIQAMKEVTAGLVGADAGREMGVYFDYISSGLS; this is encoded by the coding sequence ATGCAAGACGCAATTACCGCTGTCATCAATTCCTCCGACGTTCAAGGGAAGTACCTGGACGGTTCTGCTCTGGAAAAGCTGAAGAGCTACTTTGCCACGGGTGAACTGCGCGTTCGTGCCGCTACCGCTATCAGCGCCAATGCGGCTGCGATCGTTAAGGAAGCTGTGGCTAAGTCCCTGCTGTACTCCGACATCACCCGTCCCGGTGGCAATATGTACACCACCCGTCGCTATGCTGCTTGCATCCGCGACCTCGACTACTACCTCCGCTATGCCACCTATGCCATGCTGGCGGGCGATCCTTCCATTCTGGATGAGCGTGTCCTGAACGGCCTGAAGGAAACCTACAACTCCCTGGGTGTACCCATTGGCGCTACCGTGCAAGCAATTCAGGCGATGAAGGAAGTGACCGCTGGTCTAGTCGGTGCTGACGCTGGTCGTGAAATGGGTGTTTACTTCGACTACATCAGCTCTGGCTTGAGCTAA